One genomic segment of Cellulophaga sp. HaHaR_3_176 includes these proteins:
- a CDS encoding DUF4294 domain-containing protein, with product MNKFRYLFIFLMISSVGLSQEEEIILDSLAEKMIRIEGDSIVQSSIALEEVYVFSKLKFDNYDDKLRYYILRRKTLKVYPYAKLAAERLTELNDSLLKITKNNKKRRYTKEVQKYVEGEFSDELKKLTRTEGQILIKLIHRQTGITAFDLVKQLRNGWRAFWYNTTAKMFDISIKEEFHPDTVHEDYLIEDILQRAFSEFKIERQNSALNYDYSTLSNKWATSKKD from the coding sequence ATGAATAAATTTAGATACCTCTTTATATTTTTAATGATATCTTCTGTTGGATTGTCGCAAGAGGAAGAGATTATTTTAGACTCTCTAGCTGAAAAAATGATTAGAATAGAAGGTGATTCGATAGTTCAGAGTTCTATTGCCTTAGAAGAGGTGTATGTTTTTAGTAAATTGAAGTTTGATAATTACGATGATAAATTACGGTACTATATATTAAGGAGAAAAACATTGAAAGTGTATCCTTATGCTAAGTTAGCAGCAGAGAGATTAACGGAGCTAAATGATAGTTTACTTAAGATTACAAAAAACAATAAAAAAAGGAGATATACTAAAGAAGTTCAAAAGTATGTTGAAGGAGAGTTTTCTGATGAATTAAAAAAGTTAACTAGAACAGAGGGGCAGATACTTATTAAATTAATACACAGGCAAACAGGTATAACAGCATTTGATCTAGTAAAGCAATTGCGAAATGGGTGGAGGGCATTCTGGTATAATACAACAGCAAAGATGTTTGATATAAGTATTAAAGAAGAATTTCATCCTGATACAGTTCATGAGGATTATCTGATAGAAGACATTTTGCAACGTGCTTTCTCTGAATTTAAGATAGAAAGACAAAATTCTGCTTTAAATTATGATTATTCTACACTATCTAATAAGTGGGCGACTAGTAAGAAAGACTAG
- a CDS encoding NUDIX domain-containing protein, translating to MDELIDILNSEGKRLNKIALKSEAHKNGWFHQTVHVWFYTKSGQILLQQRGRNKNIFPLLWDVSVAGHIGAGENLEIAAIRETKEEIGITISVNDLKKIGVFKSIQKHNETLIDCEFHHTYICELKTSLPKLIKQESEVEALTLTSLLKFSEETWGLANIKKYVPHNISYYKSVIKAIKEVL from the coding sequence ATGGATGAACTTATTGATATTTTAAACTCTGAAGGAAAGCGATTAAACAAAATAGCTTTAAAATCTGAAGCACATAAAAATGGCTGGTTTCACCAAACTGTGCATGTCTGGTTCTATACAAAAAGTGGACAGATTTTATTACAACAGAGAGGAAGAAACAAGAATATATTCCCTTTACTATGGGATGTATCTGTCGCTGGTCATATTGGTGCTGGTGAAAATCTTGAAATTGCCGCGATAAGAGAAACTAAAGAAGAAATAGGTATTACTATTTCTGTAAATGATTTAAAAAAAATTGGCGTTTTTAAATCTATTCAAAAACACAATGAAACTTTAATAGATTGCGAATTTCACCATACTTATATATGTGAACTAAAAACGTCCTTACCAAAGCTTATAAAACAAGAAAGCGAAGTAGAAGCTTTAACACTTACCTCGCTTTTAAAATTTTCTGAAGAAACTTGGGGATTAGCCAATATTAAAAAATATGTCCCACATAATATTAGCTACTACAAATCTGTAATTAAAGCTATTAAAGAAGTACTATAA
- a CDS encoding M42 family metallopeptidase, with the protein MSTTKILNKKSIDFLEKYLNNPSPTGYEWEGQKIWMDYLRPYVDTFITDTYGTAVGVINPDAKYKVVIEGHSDEISWYVNYITDDGLIYVIRNGGSDHQIAPSKWVDIHTDKGIVKGIFGWPAIHTRNSSKEEPPKLDNIFIDIGAKDKKEVEKMGVHVGCVITYPDTFQILNGNKFVCRAIDNRAGGFMIAEVARLLHENKKELPFGLYITNSVQEEIGLRGAEMITQTIKPNVAIVTDVCHDTTTPMIEKKTQGHTEIGAGPVISYAPAVQNKLRERIIKTAESNKIPFQRMASSRYTGTDTDAFAYSNGGVASALISLPLRYMHTTVETVHQDDVENVIKLIYETLLTIKEGETFSYFE; encoded by the coding sequence ATGAGTACAACGAAAATTCTAAATAAAAAGTCTATTGATTTTTTAGAAAAATATCTAAACAACCCTTCACCTACCGGTTATGAGTGGGAAGGACAAAAAATATGGATGGATTACTTGAGACCATATGTTGACACTTTTATTACTGATACATACGGAACAGCTGTTGGAGTTATAAACCCTGATGCTAAATACAAGGTGGTTATCGAAGGTCATTCTGATGAAATATCTTGGTATGTAAACTACATTACAGATGATGGTTTAATATATGTAATTCGTAATGGCGGTAGTGATCATCAAATTGCACCATCTAAATGGGTAGATATACATACTGATAAAGGAATTGTAAAAGGAATTTTTGGTTGGCCAGCAATTCATACCAGAAACAGCTCGAAAGAAGAGCCGCCAAAATTAGATAACATATTTATAGACATAGGCGCTAAAGATAAAAAAGAGGTTGAAAAAATGGGTGTTCATGTTGGTTGCGTTATCACCTACCCTGATACTTTTCAAATTTTGAATGGGAATAAATTTGTTTGTAGAGCTATTGACAACCGTGCTGGTGGTTTTATGATTGCCGAAGTTGCTCGTCTTTTACATGAAAATAAAAAAGAATTGCCTTTTGGATTATACATTACTAATTCTGTACAGGAAGAAATAGGGTTACGTGGTGCTGAAATGATTACACAAACTATTAAACCTAATGTTGCTATAGTAACTGATGTTTGCCACGATACCACCACACCTATGATTGAGAAAAAGACTCAAGGCCATACGGAAATAGGTGCCGGACCAGTTATCTCATACGCTCCTGCTGTTCAAAATAAACTAAGAGAACGCATTATTAAAACTGCAGAGAGTAATAAAATACCTTTTCAAAGAATGGCTTCATCTAGATATACTGGAACAGATACTGATGCTTTTGCTTACAGCAATGGCGGTGTAGCTTCTGCATTAATATCTTTACCGTTAAGATATATGCACACAACTGTTGAAACCGTACACCAAGATGATGTTGAAAATGTCATTAAATTGATTTACGAAACATTACTTACCATTAAAGAAGGAGAAACTTTTAGTTACTTCGAATAA